The Bacillota bacterium DNA window ATCCACCGGGTCCAAATGTAAATCTTTACGGTAGAATTCTAAAAACGGCCGTTCAAAAAAACCACCACAGCGGGCTTCTGCTACCAGCTCACCCTGGTAAAAATAGCGCCGTCCTCTGGCCCATAAGAGCGGTTCCTGAACCTTGGGGTAGTCCCAGTACTCGCTAAATCCCAAAAGATCCAATTCTTCAAAGAAAACAGGACGCACTGCTCCAGATGCGCCCGAAGCCCCGGCTTGCCCAAGCAGAACGCCCCTGGTTTCTGGATCCCATGTAATCTCGTACATGGCCACCCGCCTCACTGAACTTTAACTATCGATTTTTTTACAGATTCTTCAAAATCTTTCCTCGCAAATTGTATATATCTTCGCTAAATAACAACGATTTCCTTCTAAATCCGCTAATCAAGACAGCGTCTTTCTAGGAGGAACAACCTAGGCTTCACAGCCGATAACCCGGAGCCTTGCCCCTGAGGGCCTCGGCGTTCTCTCTCTTGGCGAAGGCGCCAGCCTGGTCGCGCCAGAGGCCGGAGGCCTTACCCCCTTCCGGGCCGGGCGGGGGCGCGGGTGCGTCCTTCCCACCGGATGCCAAGCGCGCCGCCAGTTCCTGCCGCACCGCGGCCATGTCCAGGTACCTGCCCGGGCAGGCGGTGGCGGCACCGAGGACCTCGCGGTAGCCGAGGACGTGATCCGGCTGGATGTTGAAGAGCAGGCAGAGTTCGGCCAGGAGGCCGGGCAGGGCGGCCCGCTGGGCGGCCAGGGGCGGGTGGTTTTCCAGGTTCCCGATCAGGGCGACCCCGATCCCCTTGAAG harbors:
- a CDS encoding peptidoglycan recognition family protein is translated as MNWTHIIIHHTGAEEKDAAQVRTYHKSLSWRDVGYHYVIERDGRVVPGRDLSLPGAHCRAGGKNFKGIGVALIGNLENHPPLAAQRAALPGLLAELCLLFNIQPDHVLGYREVLGAATACPGRYLDMAAVRQELAARLASGGKDAPAPPPGPEGGKASGLWRDQAGAFAKRENAEALRGKAPGYRL